In Ferroplasma sp., a single window of DNA contains:
- the pyk gene encoding pyruvate kinase, which yields MTKTKIVATIGPASFNESTIIKMADKGLSTVRINTAHIDPGYITDVSKMIYKINSEHNRKLGVMVDLKGPELRTGKFPGGTLNIDAGKIYTISDVGPVKSDISINYKISSYLDKDTVIAINDGRVRFNVVSLDNGIIKAKSMDNGVIHDRSRVNIPGKYIELGVLTDRDKLFIEEGLKNNVNFYALSFVQSRENVYELQDYIFDKKGQGDIISKIETKSGYDSIESIVKVSDFIMVARGDLGVELPLKEVAMAQKRIINISHKYAVPTIVATQMLESMVNSDSPTRAEVSDVTNAILDDTDALMLSEETAMGKYPVEAVTYLYEISKYVESQFMSFPEPENFMVDPIAFSVAKGVKIMSSTIDVNSIIALTISGHTAKIISAIRPVNDIYAVVQSEWLARSLNLMKGVIPVVLPREYAQSENIYEIISKISPLANLKPGEKTIVVSGSPSFYLGGTNNIRVLSIGTFIGRGYPAGKSITGKIDIDRSGQGNIIILDRYDSSIDFSKYDAAIIKSDVTNRIIDTFMQAGKTLVYNTELVSEIKTGSTISIDADTGIITCI from the coding sequence ATGACAAAAACTAAGATAGTAGCCACAATCGGCCCTGCCAGTTTTAACGAATCAACAATCATAAAAATGGCGGACAAGGGGCTTTCAACAGTAAGGATCAATACCGCACACATAGATCCGGGTTATATAACTGATGTCAGCAAAATGATATATAAAATTAATTCAGAGCATAACAGGAAACTTGGGGTAATGGTAGATTTAAAGGGCCCTGAACTGAGAACTGGAAAATTCCCCGGCGGGACACTGAATATAGATGCCGGAAAAATATATACAATCTCAGATGTAGGCCCTGTAAAATCAGATATTTCAATAAACTATAAAATTTCCAGCTATCTTGATAAGGATACAGTTATAGCTATTAACGATGGCCGTGTAAGGTTCAATGTAGTTTCCCTGGATAATGGCATAATAAAGGCAAAGTCAATGGATAATGGCGTGATACATGACAGGTCCCGGGTAAACATACCAGGGAAATATATAGAACTGGGGGTACTCACAGACCGGGATAAATTATTCATCGAGGAAGGCCTTAAAAATAATGTTAATTTTTATGCTTTATCATTTGTCCAGTCCCGTGAGAATGTATACGAACTTCAGGATTATATTTTCGACAAAAAGGGGCAGGGTGATATAATCAGCAAAATAGAAACAAAAAGCGGATATGATAGTATAGAATCCATTGTAAAAGTTTCAGATTTTATTATGGTTGCCAGGGGAGACCTGGGTGTGGAGTTACCATTGAAGGAGGTTGCAATGGCACAGAAAAGGATAATAAACATATCACATAAATACGCTGTGCCCACCATAGTTGCTACACAGATGCTTGAGTCAATGGTAAACTCCGACTCACCCACCAGGGCAGAGGTCTCAGATGTTACCAATGCTATCCTGGACGATACAGACGCACTTATGCTCTCGGAGGAAACAGCCATGGGAAAATACCCTGTTGAAGCTGTAACATATCTCTACGAAATTTCAAAATACGTTGAATCGCAGTTCATGTCATTTCCAGAGCCGGAAAATTTCATGGTTGACCCCATAGCCTTTTCAGTGGCAAAGGGTGTTAAAATAATGTCAAGCACCATTGATGTGAATTCTATTATAGCACTTACAATATCGGGCCATACAGCAAAGATCATATCTGCCATAAGGCCTGTGAATGATATATATGCAGTTGTACAGTCTGAATGGCTTGCAAGGTCCCTGAACCTGATGAAGGGTGTAATTCCGGTAGTGCTTCCCAGAGAATATGCACAGTCAGAAAATATATATGAAATAATCTCAAAAATATCCCCGCTGGCAAATTTAAAGCCCGGCGAGAAAACCATTGTTGTTTCCGGATCTCCATCATTTTACCTTGGAGGTACTAATAATATAAGGGTACTCTCCATCGGAACCTTCATTGGCCGTGGGTATCCCGCAGGAAAGAGCATTACTGGAAAGATAGACATTGATCGTTCTGGCCAGGGCAATATAATTATTCTCGATAGATATGATAGCAGTATTGACTTTTCAAAGTACGACGCGGCTATAATAAAATCTGATGTTACAAACAGAATCATAGATACATTCATGCAGGCAGGGAAAACACTTGTTTACAATACAGAACTGGTATCTGAAATAAAAACCGGATCAACAATAAGCATCGATGCGGACACAGGAATAATTACATGTATATAA
- a CDS encoding shikimate dehydrogenase, translating to MKFSCLIGFPVGQSAGQDIYSKIFRNHGINSRYYAVNLHRENLEGFFEFARENVLGFNVTAPYKEMAAELVDIKDEVVSATGSANLVKNINGKLAGYNSDYNGFLLLLKNNGIDPDGKKIVIMGSGGAARTVAYALKANHNADVSIASRKPGVEIMPGIISSGYDSIKGCDIIINCTPLGMYPDTRMAIPVEKIPAGATGIDVIYNPLETPFLKAVKLKGGITVNGADMFIGQGIETLKKLYEFSVTYEEFRDIFYEKIK from the coding sequence ATGAAATTTTCCTGCCTTATTGGATTTCCTGTGGGGCAGTCAGCCGGACAGGATATTTACAGTAAAATTTTCAGAAACCACGGGATAAACTCAAGATATTATGCCGTAAATTTGCACAGGGAAAACCTCGAAGGATTTTTTGAATTCGCCAGGGAGAATGTGCTGGGGTTCAATGTTACTGCGCCGTATAAGGAGATGGCTGCAGAACTGGTTGACATTAAAGATGAGGTAGTTTCGGCAACGGGATCGGCCAATCTTGTCAAAAATATAAATGGCAAACTTGCAGGATATAACAGTGATTATAACGGTTTCCTGCTGCTGCTCAAAAATAACGGAATAGATCCTGATGGCAAAAAAATCGTAATCATGGGTTCCGGTGGTGCAGCAAGAACCGTGGCATACGCATTGAAAGCTAACCACAATGCAGATGTGTCCATTGCTTCCAGAAAACCCGGTGTGGAAATTATGCCCGGCATTATATCATCGGGATATGATAGCATAAAAGGATGCGACATCATAATAAACTGTACCCCCCTGGGAATGTATCCAGATACTAGAATGGCAATACCTGTTGAAAAGATTCCAGCAGGGGCTACAGGAATAGATGTTATCTATAATCCACTGGAAACCCCATTTTTGAAGGCTGTAAAATTGAAAGGAGGGATAACTGTCAACGGGGCGGATATGTTTATCGGGCAGGGAATTGAAACGCTGAAAAAGTTATATGAATTTTCAGTTACATATGAGGAGTTCAGGGATATTTTTTA
- a CDS encoding MFS transporter, protein MISVHRRVDEIPVSPFLLKITFLSSMGIFMDGYVLSIYSIAILYMRDYFHLFSGTPFYVYYIALMGSSLFIGMFFGSIILGNLSDKYGRKKIYEYDLIITMVFLILTAISTNILEFIIFEVLAGVGIGADYPISSSIQAEFSPKNKRGKFLVFNIFSWTIGGVVLLLVAIPVILYLPVTFNWRVLYLTGAVIPFFVILSRRNLPESPFWLTGKGRDSEALESSNYLGKSAGVEVNELPSVEKGNSRVRDLFSKKYLYYTIFVSVAWFSYDVSSYGVWEYTPSAFAYSNSNIIMVVLATLLEELPVFIGFLICMYYVEKTGRKSLELIGFGGAALSLAIFAMVSNFIALGILLTFFSFATMHLFHNMGPTNLTYDYPVEIFPTRIRGTAMGFATSVSRIGAIVGTIAFPLILFTLPFTYVLIFLVVFEIIGFSITYKLAPEPRNRALT, encoded by the coding sequence ATGATTTCTGTCCACAGAAGAGTAGACGAAATACCGGTCAGCCCATTTCTGCTGAAAATTACATTTCTTTCTTCCATGGGAATTTTTATGGATGGCTATGTCCTCTCAATATACTCAATCGCGATACTTTATATGAGGGATTATTTTCATCTCTTTTCAGGTACTCCGTTTTATGTATATTACATAGCCCTGATGGGGTCATCTCTTTTTATAGGGATGTTTTTCGGGAGTATAATCCTGGGTAATCTTTCAGATAAATATGGGAGGAAAAAAATATATGAATATGATTTAATAATAACCATGGTATTTCTGATACTCACCGCTATTTCCACAAATATTTTGGAATTTATCATCTTCGAGGTCCTGGCTGGCGTTGGGATTGGTGCTGACTATCCTATAAGTTCCTCAATCCAGGCAGAATTTTCACCAAAAAACAAAAGGGGCAAATTCCTCGTATTCAATATATTTTCATGGACAATAGGCGGTGTAGTCCTACTGCTTGTCGCCATACCAGTAATATTGTATCTTCCTGTAACATTTAACTGGAGAGTACTTTACCTGACAGGTGCAGTAATTCCCTTTTTTGTCATACTATCCAGGAGGAACCTTCCGGAGAGTCCTTTCTGGCTTACAGGAAAGGGCAGGGATTCTGAGGCGCTGGAATCGTCAAACTATCTGGGCAAATCTGCTGGTGTGGAGGTAAATGAACTGCCATCGGTGGAAAAAGGCAATTCCAGGGTAAGAGATTTATTTTCAAAAAAGTATCTTTACTATACCATATTCGTTTCAGTGGCCTGGTTTTCCTATGATGTTTCCAGTTACGGTGTATGGGAATACACTCCTTCTGCATTCGCCTACAGCAACTCAAACATAATTATGGTTGTGCTGGCAACGCTCCTTGAGGAACTTCCAGTATTCATAGGATTTCTTATCTGTATGTACTACGTTGAGAAGACTGGAAGAAAAAGTCTTGAACTCATAGGTTTCGGAGGGGCTGCACTATCCCTGGCCATATTTGCCATGGTTTCAAATTTCATCGCACTGGGAATTCTTCTCACATTCTTTTCATTTGCCACCATGCATCTTTTCCACAACATGGGCCCAACAAACCTTACATATGATTATCCTGTTGAGATTTTTCCAACCAGAATTAGGGGGACTGCCATGGGATTTGCCACATCTGTATCCAGAATAGGCGCCATAGTGGGAACCATAGCATTTCCACTGATTCTTTTCACGTTGCCATTTACTTATGTTCTGATATTCTTAGTAGTGTTTGAAATAATCGGGTTTTCTATAACATATAAACTGGCACCCGAGCCAAGGAACAGGGCGCTGACATAG
- a CDS encoding 50S ribosomal protein L13: MIYIDGDNHIYGRLSAYVAKQLLSGEEVVIVNASKIAITGSRKFILDKFNHRRNIGSVRKGPYYPRTPDQIMRRSIGEMLPIKKTKGLEALKRCKVYSGIPGSLKDVEFIKIDKAMNINATGFITLGDISKILGENQ; this comes from the coding sequence ATGATATATATAGACGGGGATAATCATATTTATGGAAGGCTTTCAGCATATGTTGCCAAACAGCTTCTCTCCGGGGAAGAGGTTGTTATCGTAAATGCGTCGAAAATTGCCATTACCGGAAGCAGAAAATTCATCCTTGACAAATTCAACCATAGACGAAACATAGGCAGTGTTAGAAAAGGTCCATACTATCCAAGAACTCCTGATCAGATAATGAGGAGATCTATAGGAGAAATGCTGCCAATAAAGAAAACAAAGGGTCTGGAGGCACTTAAAAGATGCAAGGTATACAGTGGGATACCTGGATCTTTGAAGGATGTGGAATTTATCAAGATCGATAAGGCTATGAATATAAATGCAACAGGTTTCATAACATTAGGAGATATTTCGAAAATACTGGGTGAGAACCAATGA
- a CDS encoding peptidylprolyl isomerase, whose product MNDGDFIELSFEMRAGQDKKLISTSKEDLAKKEDIFDDKKKYKNAVIVIGTEGLFKEINDSFKQAEIGKEYEVTVPAKDAYGMRDNKNIKVVPMREFQRNKINPEIGKEVNINNKVGKIISVTPGRVLIDYNHELAGKDLYYKYQVVKVIDDVKEKVNAIIDMDYTDSEEFTVDINNDLISIQIPENAKFDVNWIDSKFKIANDIRKYIPDKDVEIKELYKREEKKEEAAEEPKPEQTNEESTDKPKDNVKESQ is encoded by the coding sequence ATGAATGATGGTGATTTCATAGAACTGAGCTTTGAAATGAGAGCAGGGCAGGACAAAAAATTAATCTCAACTAGCAAGGAAGATCTGGCAAAAAAGGAAGATATATTCGATGACAAAAAGAAGTATAAAAATGCTGTTATTGTTATAGGAACTGAGGGACTATTCAAGGAAATTAATGACTCATTTAAACAGGCGGAAATCGGCAAGGAGTATGAGGTTACTGTACCGGCCAAGGACGCATACGGAATGAGGGACAATAAAAATATCAAAGTAGTTCCCATGAGAGAATTCCAGAGGAATAAAATAAATCCTGAAATTGGAAAGGAGGTAAATATCAACAATAAAGTCGGAAAAATTATATCAGTAACTCCTGGAAGGGTTCTTATAGACTATAACCACGAACTGGCAGGAAAAGACCTCTATTATAAATACCAGGTTGTAAAGGTTATCGATGATGTGAAGGAGAAGGTAAATGCCATAATAGATATGGATTATACAGATTCCGAGGAGTTCACCGTTGATATTAACAACGATCTAATCAGTATACAGATTCCGGAAAATGCCAAATTTGATGTTAACTGGATAGATTCAAAGTTCAAGATAGCCAACGATATCAGAAAATACATACCCGACAAGGATGTGGAAATTAAAGAACTGTACAAGAGAGAAGAAAAGAAGGAAGAGGCTGCTGAGGAACCAAAACCTGAGCAGACAAATGAAGAAAGCACTGACAAACCAAAAGACAACGTAAAAGAAAGTCAGTAA
- the aroB gene encoding 3-dehydroquinate synthase produces the protein MEVLERTINGSNVKIYIGSGLEIEINRALEKYNGNISFVSSILRSIYSKKIRAINSTKSFMKDGERAKSMASLNAVFRKLIKMEVERDSSISYIGGGTLGDLTGYAASVYKRGVHYLGIPTTLLAQVDSSIGGKNAINFMNIKNAIGTFYNPEAIFSDTDFLLNSDPALLRDGIAEAIKMALIMDSHLFKYFTENDIKSIYCSKNLQYIIKRSAEIKLDVVTADFLDSRKIRYLLNFGHSVGHALESYSGNTISHGTAVANGMILESYIAYKSGYSSMLHEEIKDAVTRYGIPLINFRDIEADKLISYMKNDKKVEHGKLNMVMLNESGRASIEEIEFQQLRRYINLYRDGT, from the coding sequence ATGGAAGTGCTGGAAAGGACCATAAATGGCAGTAATGTAAAAATATATATCGGGTCCGGACTTGAAATAGAAATAAACAGGGCCCTGGAAAAATATAATGGCAATATTAGTTTTGTAAGTTCTATCCTGAGGAGCATATATTCAAAGAAGATCAGGGCTATAAATTCCACAAAATCATTTATGAAAGATGGGGAAAGGGCAAAGTCCATGGCATCACTGAATGCTGTATTCAGGAAGTTGATCAAAATGGAGGTGGAACGTGATTCCTCAATTTCTTATATAGGTGGAGGCACTCTCGGAGACCTCACAGGTTACGCTGCATCGGTGTACAAAAGAGGTGTCCATTATCTTGGAATCCCAACCACGCTCCTGGCCCAGGTGGATAGTTCTATTGGGGGTAAGAATGCCATAAATTTTATGAATATCAAGAATGCCATAGGTACGTTCTACAACCCAGAGGCTATATTCAGTGACACTGATTTTCTTCTGAATTCTGATCCAGCACTTCTCAGGGATGGAATAGCCGAAGCAATAAAAATGGCGCTGATTATGGACAGCCATCTTTTCAAGTACTTCACCGAAAATGATATTAAATCTATATACTGTTCAAAAAACCTTCAGTACATAATAAAAAGAAGTGCAGAAATAAAATTGGACGTGGTTACAGCAGATTTCCTCGATTCCAGGAAGATACGTTACCTGTTGAATTTCGGCCATTCGGTTGGGCATGCCCTTGAATCATACTCAGGAAACACCATATCCCATGGCACTGCGGTTGCAAACGGCATGATTCTGGAAAGTTATATAGCGTACAAGTCCGGTTATTCCAGCATGTTGCATGAGGAGATCAAGGACGCTGTAACACGATACGGCATACCATTGATTAATTTCAGGGATATAGAGGCAGATAAATTGATCAGTTATATGAAAAATGACAAGAAAGTTGAACATGGAAAACTGAACATGGTTATGCTTAATGAGAGTGGCCGTGCCAGTATAGAGGAGATTGAGTTCCAGCAATTACGCAGATATATTAATCTTTACAGGGATGGGACATGA
- a CDS encoding RNA methyltransferase — protein sequence MLELDKFISVVLVEPKYQGNIGAVARSMANSGISDLRIVKTHVETEALYRSMHGRYILENAKIFDTLSEAVKDFDIIAGTSDISKSGEKFRRVPTGPEEFWTHNGLTGQKVALVFGREDNGLNYEELGLCNFFIKIIGSPEYPVYNLSHAVAIILYEMIKYNYSGNATITHDIIGREKMDVLMGRMGELLSRIDYTGAESEILMNMLGRIVARSNITESEFFKIMGILRQTINRLK from the coding sequence ATGTTGGAACTTGATAAGTTTATTTCCGTGGTGCTTGTAGAGCCTAAATACCAGGGCAATATAGGTGCAGTGGCCAGGTCAATGGCCAACAGCGGGATAAGTGATCTAAGGATTGTAAAAACCCACGTTGAAACCGAGGCACTATACAGATCCATGCATGGCAGGTATATCCTGGAAAATGCAAAAATTTTTGATACTTTAAGCGAGGCAGTAAAAGATTTTGATATTATTGCAGGCACATCAGATATATCAAAGTCCGGGGAAAAGTTTAGGAGGGTGCCAACAGGGCCGGAGGAATTCTGGACCCATAATGGGCTTACCGGGCAGAAGGTAGCACTGGTATTTGGAAGGGAAGACAATGGGTTAAACTATGAAGAATTGGGGCTCTGCAACTTCTTCATAAAAATCATAGGCAGCCCCGAATATCCAGTATACAATCTTTCACACGCAGTTGCAATAATTCTCTACGAAATGATAAAATACAACTATTCTGGAAATGCAACTATAACACACGATATAATTGGCAGGGAAAAAATGGATGTCCTGATGGGGAGAATGGGGGAGTTGCTTTCCAGAATTGATTACACCGGGGCAGAAAGTGAAATACTCATGAACATGCTTGGGAGAATAGTTGCAAGATCTAATATTACAGAATCAGAATTCTTTAAAATTATGGGCATACTGAGGCAGACCATTAACAGGCTCAAATAA
- a CDS encoding D-glyceraldehyde dehydrogenase, with protein MKIYIDGIWKDSSNQAVLNKYNPSTGEVIDTFPAATKSDVDAAMDSSEEAFKSWSEMGSPDRAKILYRAADLIARSRGDLENLLTLEVGKIKREAADEVDGVLDQIQYYAEFERKLTGDIVEGTTPDRKIFQYKVPYGIVVAITPWNFPAAMVVRKLAPALLTGNTVILKPSSDTPLTAEWLVKKFIEAGIPKGVLNFITGKGSEIGDYIVNHKKVALVTMTGSTSTGQRIMQNASSNMAKLILELGGKAPFMVWKDADIMKALKSLVWAKYLNVGQSCIAAERLYIHEDIYDNFMSKFIKVTKKLSVGNPETSDVGPLINKGALSDMEKTVQEAKNSGYKILTGGAPPVLQGKFGSGYFFEPTIIDNVDQKSNLFQNEIFGPIIGTQKVSTMDELYEKANDSRFGLASYLFTESPELMLEASEKVRFGELYINMPGPEASQGYHTGFRMTGQAGEGSKYGIGEYLKLKNVYVDYSRKPLFINTINNSVFDNL; from the coding sequence ATGAAAATATATATTGATGGAATATGGAAGGATTCATCAAACCAGGCAGTTCTTAATAAATATAATCCCAGCACAGGAGAGGTTATAGATACATTCCCCGCTGCAACTAAATCAGATGTTGATGCAGCAATGGATTCCTCTGAGGAGGCATTTAAATCCTGGTCTGAAATGGGAAGCCCTGATAGGGCAAAAATACTTTACCGTGCCGCTGACCTTATAGCCAGAAGCAGGGGTGACCTGGAAAACCTTTTAACACTGGAGGTCGGGAAGATAAAAAGGGAGGCTGCTGATGAGGTGGATGGTGTCCTTGACCAGATACAGTACTATGCTGAATTCGAGAGAAAACTTACAGGGGACATAGTTGAGGGAACAACCCCTGACAGGAAAATATTCCAGTACAAGGTTCCATATGGAATTGTTGTTGCCATAACACCCTGGAATTTCCCGGCTGCAATGGTGGTCAGAAAACTTGCACCGGCATTGCTTACAGGAAATACCGTAATTTTGAAGCCCAGCTCTGATACGCCATTAACCGCCGAATGGCTGGTAAAGAAATTTATAGAGGCTGGAATTCCAAAAGGCGTATTGAACTTTATAACCGGGAAGGGATCAGAAATAGGTGATTACATAGTAAACCATAAGAAGGTGGCACTTGTTACTATGACAGGGTCTACTTCAACGGGTCAGAGAATAATGCAAAATGCATCGTCCAACATGGCGAAATTGATTCTGGAACTTGGAGGGAAAGCACCTTTCATGGTATGGAAGGATGCAGATATAATGAAGGCACTGAAAAGCCTTGTATGGGCGAAGTATCTGAACGTCGGGCAATCATGCATAGCAGCTGAGAGGCTTTACATACATGAGGACATATACGATAACTTTATGTCCAAATTCATTAAGGTAACAAAAAAGCTTTCAGTAGGCAACCCGGAAACATCCGATGTCGGGCCTCTGATAAATAAAGGTGCCCTATCTGATATGGAGAAAACTGTTCAGGAGGCTAAGAATTCCGGCTATAAAATACTCACGGGCGGTGCACCGCCAGTACTTCAGGGAAAATTCGGGAGTGGCTACTTCTTCGAGCCCACAATTATCGATAACGTTGACCAGAAATCTAACCTGTTCCAGAATGAAATCTTCGGGCCAATAATAGGTACACAGAAGGTTTCCACGATGGATGAACTTTACGAGAAGGCCAATGACTCTAGGTTCGGGCTTGCCTCATATCTATTTACGGAGAGCCCGGAATTGATGCTTGAAGCCTCGGAGAAAGTAAGGTTCGGTGAACTATACATAAACATGCCCGGCCCTGAGGCATCCCAGGGATACCATACTGGATTCAGGATGACTGGCCAGGCAGGAGAGGGTAGCAAATACGGAATTGGGGAATATCTCAAATTGAAGAATGTCTACGTGGATTATTCAAGAAAACCATTGTTTATAAACACCATAAACAACAGCGTGTTTGATAACCTTTAA
- a CDS encoding 50S ribosomal protein L18e, with the protein MSVKVERKTSVYLIDVINSLLERSRENQSVFWRDIASRLNSSRNHYANVNLGKLDRFVSEGETVVIAGNLLSSGILHKKIRIAALKASEKAKLKLAESGSEFIELTELAKENPRGTDLKIIK; encoded by the coding sequence ATGTCGGTCAAAGTAGAGAGAAAGACAAGCGTCTATCTAATAGACGTTATAAATAGCCTGCTTGAAAGATCGAGGGAAAACCAGAGCGTATTCTGGCGCGATATCGCCTCTCGATTGAATTCTTCAAGAAACCATTATGCAAACGTGAACCTGGGGAAACTTGACAGGTTTGTTTCTGAAGGAGAAACAGTGGTAATAGCGGGTAATTTATTATCATCAGGGATTCTGCATAAAAAAATAAGGATAGCTGCACTAAAAGCCAGTGAAAAAGCTAAACTTAAGCTTGCAGAATCAGGCAGCGAGTTTATAGAGTTAACGGAACTTGCAAAGGAAAATCCCAGGGGAACCGATTTAAAAATTATAAAGTGA
- a CDS encoding 30S ribosomal protein S9 has translation MSDEILTIGKRKTAIARAVTRKGTGRVLINGRPVELYPIDLLRNKLMEPLKILGDRANEIDIEIKVEGGGNTGQTDAARTAMAKGIVKYFSDDHELENTIRTYDRTMLVNDIRRKMPKKPMGSGARAKRQKSYR, from the coding sequence ATGAGCGATGAGATACTTACAATAGGGAAGAGAAAAACTGCCATTGCAAGGGCAGTAACCCGCAAGGGCACTGGCAGGGTCCTGATTAATGGCAGGCCGGTGGAACTGTATCCAATAGACCTTCTGAGGAATAAACTCATGGAGCCTCTGAAGATACTTGGAGACCGGGCAAATGAAATAGACATTGAAATAAAGGTCGAGGGTGGCGGCAATACAGGTCAGACCGATGCTGCCAGAACCGCCATGGCTAAGGGGATAGTGAAATACTTCTCTGACGACCATGAACTGGAAAACACCATAAGGACATATGACAGGACCATGCTGGTAAATGATATAAGAAGAAAAATGCCGAAGAAACCTATGGGTTCAGGAGCACGTGCCAAGAGGCAGAAATCCTACAGGTGA
- the argS gene encoding arginine--tRNA ligase, translating to MLLFDDYRKDILEEIKKMYSVSENDMDINGDYGDFTLKIFKFQDRKEEVYSKIKAALNKDYIEKIELQGNYINFFIKACKMLNAVENSIETFGMYPNIFQDTSKALIEHTSSNPTGPIHVGRIRNSIIGDSIYRIINRFGTRSCTQYFVNDSGKQVISLYLGHVKYHDGEPMTVENLLDGYQKIYSNMEKDPNIKKEIQELDERYERGDRELISSIQKTAAIVLESITATLEKLGIHISTYVWESNFILYGDVSSLINRLSDELKLEGNAKYLEIGDKKIFVTRQDGTSLYFARDLVYHMFKSENFDWIIDVLGEDHKDHAKNLDYVLHNYLDFPSKIDYLFYGFVSLDTGKMSTRKGNIITVNDLYEKTIEESEKIIREKRPDYSQETIGQISRAVASSSIRFNIVKINANKPLTFRWSEALNFEGDSAPYIMYAYARACSVLSKAGNSTGSSKEYNEYEKNLIKAMYLYPYYLQNSVDFLRADIIAGYMLYLVKSFNEFYLNCPVIGNEEEQKRIGILKAFKRIMEDSSELLGIQLLEKI from the coding sequence ATGCTTCTCTTTGACGATTACAGAAAGGATATACTGGAAGAAATCAAGAAAATGTACAGTGTATCGGAAAATGACATGGATATAAACGGGGACTACGGTGATTTTACACTGAAGATTTTTAAATTCCAGGATAGGAAAGAGGAGGTATACAGTAAAATCAAGGCGGCATTGAATAAGGATTATATTGAAAAAATAGAGCTTCAGGGGAATTATATCAACTTCTTTATCAAGGCGTGTAAAATGCTCAACGCTGTGGAGAATTCCATTGAAACCTTCGGAATGTATCCTAACATATTTCAGGATACATCCAAGGCACTGATCGAGCATACAAGCTCAAATCCTACCGGGCCAATCCACGTAGGCAGAATAAGGAATTCAATAATCGGCGATTCCATATACAGGATAATAAACCGTTTCGGGACAAGGTCATGCACACAGTATTTTGTTAACGATTCCGGCAAGCAGGTCATCTCCCTGTACCTGGGTCATGTAAAGTATCATGATGGAGAGCCAATGACTGTAGAAAACCTCCTTGATGGTTACCAGAAGATATATTCGAACATGGAAAAGGATCCAAACATCAAAAAGGAAATACAGGAGCTGGATGAAAGATATGAAAGGGGGGATCGTGAATTAATAAGCAGCATACAGAAAACTGCAGCCATAGTCCTGGAATCAATAACAGCAACCCTGGAGAAACTGGGGATACACATATCCACATATGTGTGGGAATCTAATTTTATACTTTACGGGGACGTGTCCTCGCTGATAAACCGCCTTTCCGATGAACTAAAGCTGGAGGGAAATGCAAAATACCTTGAGATAGGGGACAAAAAAATATTTGTGACAAGGCAGGACGGGACATCCCTCTATTTTGCCAGGGACCTCGTATACCATATGTTCAAATCAGAAAATTTTGACTGGATTATAGACGTGCTGGGGGAAGACCACAAGGACCACGCAAAAAACCTTGACTATGTGCTTCATAATTACCTTGATTTTCCATCTAAAATAGATTACCTGTTTTATGGATTTGTATCCCTTGACACCGGAAAGATGTCAACAAGAAAGGGGAATATAATCACGGTAAATGACCTCTACGAAAAAACCATAGAAGAATCGGAAAAAATAATAAGGGAAAAAAGGCCAGATTATTCTCAGGAAACCATAGGCCAGATCAGCAGGGCTGTAGCATCCTCATCCATAAGGTTCAATATAGTGAAAATAAATGCTAACAAGCCGCTTACATTCAGGTGGTCTGAAGCGCTAAACTTCGAGGGGGATTCGGCACCGTATATAATGTATGCATATGCCCGTGCATGCAGCGTGCTTTCCAAGGCCGGAAACTCTACGGGTAGCAGCAAAGAATACAATGAATACGAAAAAAACCTTATAAAAGCCATGTATCTATATCCATATTATCTTCAGAATTCAGTGGATTTTTTACGGGCGGATATCATAGCCGGTTACATGCTTTACCTTGTAAAATCTTTCAATGAATTCTATCTTAACTGCCCGGTTATAGGAAATGAGGAGGAACAGAAAAGAATAGGCATACTGAAGGCATTTAAGCGCATTATGGAGGATTCCTCTGAACTTCTGGGAATCCAGCTTCTCGAAAAAATTTAA